A single Dermacentor albipictus isolate Rhodes 1998 colony chromosome 3, USDA_Dalb.pri_finalv2, whole genome shotgun sequence DNA region contains:
- the LOC139057044 gene encoding uncharacterized protein produces the protein MEIATGARFDSYDAFDTALRHFQVQTNTLFVKKTSKSIDVVNAHLSREAVKLDSKLRFSNATFTCKHGGRHRTNATGVRPNQRTMKKDCPVKLVLAARRATQQLEITALNLQHNHEVSIEIYKAYPECRRLATEELSFVQPLMELNVPPSMIVQKLKEQSGKTVIAKDLHNLKRATRTEDEASLLVAELKHCQATYGARVLSITDENKELQILFIQTPHMQQAFRSFPEVVLLDATYRTNKLRMPLYVMAVQDGSGSTQVIAYAFVASEQQHVVNQLLETFVQENPAAADTQVVVVDKDFTEINAIRTTFPSSPAVQLCQFHVTKAFKSAAGQLAKSSDERERLLSSFNEMLLSPTPARYNDAKAEFERYASEEAVSYFAKNWGNIPEMWVRHLCDRKFTGGNNTTNRVESHHAKLKNVLASSSKLHETVRNILKMSSSMQQEACHKTILLKTCEFYSHQESEGVEKECAKVLTPYACKIIKQELAKMQDDPPEVRIVSEQTYAVASSCTDAWHEVSLDNHACSCTTYSKMKLLCRHFLYVCVKFGIKPDLTKAVHKRWFKSYQLKFMGGAVETNSEAANHEAPEILSMPGPSFEKMNRNQRYNYALRALKALVDNMADCQPDVFAERLAFLESVNASWLKRDASFTHPHNEDEIVQADSASVLDILPTTSSVPHEVGQLPSASPVSQKETEQPCGRQTDSCTSDVGSQPCSSRSACDLKLPEVKSRGRPCKRVLQNRYKRAREADEEGPVAFKSLSEKAKAKLLLAGFSDKALCDRVLNGTCQLDEADIEVRPEALPSALLDCRVSLPKLKKYCTPDAWSLLTASVAVKKKNALWICGLCKEKDDGALKMVCCDRCLEWFHWCCAAVTSADLQKQWFCTQCKGCY, from the exons ATGGAAATTGCTACAGGTGCGAGGTTCGATTCGTATGATGCATTTGACACTGCTCTGCGGCATTTCCAAGTGCAGACAAATACTTTATTTGTCAAGAAAACATCGAAGTCGATAGATGTTGTGAACGCTCATTTGTCACGCGAGGCAGTAAAACTGGACAGCAAGCTTCGATTTTCAAACGCCACTTTCACCTGCAAGCACGGGGGACGACACAGGACTAATGCCACCGGAGTTCGTCCTAACCAACG GACTATGAAGAAGGACTGCCCGGTAAAACTGGTATTAGCGGCGAGGCGTGCGACGCAACAACTGGAAATCACTGCACTTAATTTGCAGCACAATCATGAAGTCAGCATTGAAATCTACAAGGCATATCCTGAATGCCGGCGGCTCGCCACTGAAGAGCTCAGCTTCGTGCAGCCTTTAATGGAGCTAAATGTGCCCCCAAGCATGATCGTCCAGAAACTGAAAGAACAAAGTG GAAAAACAGTGATTGCCAAAGATCTGCACAATCTGAAGCGTGCAACTCGCACAGAGGATGAAGCAAGCCTACTAGTGGCAGAACTAAAGCACTGCCAAGCCACTTATGGTGCTAGAGTGCTGTCGATCACTGACGAGAATAAGGAGCTGCAAATTCTCTTTATTCAAACGCCACACATGCAGCAAGCATTTaggtcttttccagaggtggtgCTCCTTGACGCAACCTACCGCACCAACAAACTACGCATGCCCCTGTATGTGATGGCTGTCCAGGATGGGTCCGGAAGTACCCAAGTAATCGCATATGCCTTCGTTGCATCCGAGCAACAGCATGTTGTCAATCAGCTTTTGGAGACTTTTGTTCAAGAGAATCCTGCTGCTGCTGATACACAAGTGGTTGTTGTGGACAAAGATTTCACGGAAATCAATGCCATTAGAACGACGTTTCCAAGTTCACCAGCTGTTCAGTTGTGCCAATTCCATGTCACCAAGGCCTTCAAGAGTGCAGCTGGGCAGCTTGCCAAATCATCAGATGAGCGAGAACGTTTATTGAGTAGTTTCAATGAAATGCTGCTTTCCCCCACACCTGCCAGATACAATGATGCGAAAGCTGAATTTGAAAGGTATGCAAGTGAAGAAGCTGTGAGCTATTTCGCAAAGAACTGGGGCAACATTCCTGAAATGTGGGTCCGACACTTATGTGACCGCAAGTTTACAGGCGGAAATAATACAACCAACCGTGTTGAGTCACATCATGCAAAACTAAAGAATGTCCTAGCATCATCATCAAAACTGCATGAAACAGTGCGCAACATTTTAAAAATGTCAAGCAGCATGCAGCAAGAGGCATGCCACAAAACTATACTGCTGAAAACATGCGAGTTCTATTCTCATCAAGAATCTGAGGGTGTAGAGAAGGAATGTGCCAAGGTGTTAACACCTTATGCCTGCAAAATAATAAAGCAGGAACTGGCCAAGATGCAGGATGACCCTCCAGAGGTCAGAATCGTGTCTGAGCAAACTTATGCAGTGGCATCGAGTTGCACTGATGCATGGCACGAGGTCTCTCTTGATAATCATGCGTGCAGTTGCACTACATACTCGAAAATGAAGCTGCTTTGCCGACATTTTTTATATGTTTGTGTGAAATTTGGCATTAAACCAGACCTGACAAAGGCTGTTCATAAGCGTTGGTTTAAATCTTACCAACTCAAGTTCATGGGTGGGGCTGTTGAAACCAACTCTGAAGCTGCCAATCACGAAGCACCAGAAATACTCTCTATGCCTGGGCCCTCCTTCGAGAAGATGAACAGAAATCAGCGCTACAACTACGCATTGAGAGCGCTTAAAGCTCTTGTCGACAACATGGCCGACTGTCAGCCGGATGTTTTTGCAGAGCGCCTTGCGTTCTTAGAATCTGTAAATGCCTCTTGGCTGAAGAGAGATGCCAGTTTCACACATCCTCATAATGAGGATGAAATTGTGCAGGCAGATAGTGCCTCTGTGCTGGACATCTTGCCTACCACATCAAGTGTACCCCATGAAGTCGGACAACTGCCTAGCGCATCGCCTGTATCCCAAAAGGAAACCGAACAACCGTGTGGCAGACAAACTGATAGTTGCACCAGTGATGTTGGGAGCCAACCGTGTTCATCTAGAAGCGCTTGTGACCTGAAGCTCCCTGAGGTAAAAAGTCGAGGGCGCCCATGCAAGCGAGTCCTCCAAAACAGATACAAGCGGGCAAGAGAAGCTGATGAAGAAGGGCCTGTGGCTTTCAAGTCTCTGTCTGAAAAGGCCAAAGCAAAAT TGCTACTGGCTGGATTCTCTGACAAAGCCCTTTGTGATCGTGTGCTGAACGGAACGTGCCAGCTCGACGAGGCTGACATTGAAGTTAGGCCAGAGGCCTTACCCAGTGCACTGCTGGACTGCAGGGTTTCCCTGCCAAAGCTAAAGAAGTACTGCACTCCTGATGCTTGGTCCCTGCTCACGGCCTCAG ttgctgtaaaaaagaaaaatgcactctGGATCTGTGGCCTGTGCAAGGAAAAGGATGATGGTGCGCTGAAAATGGTGTGCTGTGACCGTTGTTTGGAGTGGTTTCACTG GTGCTGTGCTGCAGTAACCAGCGCCGATTTGCAGAAACAGTGGTTCTGTACGCAGTGCAAAGGCTGCTATTAA